Within the Candidatus Eremiobacteraceae bacterium genome, the region GCGTCCTGATCGATCTCTTGCTGTTGCACGTCTTCCATCACGCCGTCAAGCCGCCGGTATATGGAAGACGAATTCGACGATGCGGCTGATCAGCGACGTCCAGATCGCCACCACCGCCACCAGCCCGACCGTGATGAGGGTCGCCGAGACCCACTCGTCGCGGCTGGGCCAGGTCACGCGCTTCATCTCGGACACGATCGCGCGGTAGCCGTCGACGATGCGCCGC harbors:
- the secE gene encoding preprotein translocase subunit SecE; protein product: MKRITAPGRPVDEIDAKPVAKEKDKEKEARAEERERQWRRIVDGYRAIVSEMKRVTWPSRDEWVSATLITVGLVAVVAIWTSLISRIVEFVFHIPAA